The genomic segment TGGACTTTTACTTAGCCGGCGACTCATCGCCAGCCATCCACAGCAAGACGGTTGCAAAAGTACGAAAAAGAATTGGCTTCACAAAATTTTAGGTCTTTTTTCTTGCATATCTCATTTACTTTTCTTATCTTTGCCACCAAATTAATAACAATAACATTAAAAAGGAGGTTATTATGCAAGCAACAAAGAACAATTCAAAGGAGGAAACCATCAGAAAGTTTAAACAACTCCTAAAACATAAAGAGGAGATGCTCGAAAGAGCAAAACAATATGATGGCATTGACATTTATGCTAAATTTGCAAACGCATGAAAGAATTGTCTCTACATCACATTAACAGCAAATCACCTTATCGAGTTATATGCTCAGATAAGGGTGATTATCTGTTTGCAACAGACAAGGGGATTAACTATACCATTTCTTTTACGGAAGAGTTTCCTCTTGGCGGTTGTATGAGCTATCAATTTTGCATACACAATGACAATAAAATCCATGGCTCATACGATAATAAAATAAGCACAACGATTATTGCCATCATTGAGGAGTTCTTCCTTCAAAACTTGAACGTCTTACTATATATTTGCGACACAAGTGACAACCGTGAAGAAGTTAGAAACCGTTTATTTATAAGATGGTTCAAGGAATATGCAGACCCACAAAAGTATACCATCCAGTCTGCTAACACAACCATTGAAGGTCAAGGATTCTACTCTTCTATCATTGTAGAAAACAGAAATCCACTATTAGATGAAATCAAAGCTGATTTCGAAAAGTCGGCAAATGATTTAAAAGAGAAATAGTTTCTTGCAAATTCCAAATAAAATTGGTTATAAAGCAGCATATATTCAAGGCTTTTGCCCTTACAGGGCGCAAGGTTACAACACCCTAATACCCAGGGTGTTGCCCTGGGCTAGGAGCTTTTGCCCTTTCAGGGCGCGTGGGGTAAAACTTGCGAAAGTTCAATTATCTAAAGAAAAATCTTTTTTCTCTAAACTAATATCACTATTGCCACACTTTCTGATAACGCTCTGGTATTTAGCGTTTTAAGCGTGGCAATGAGGGCATTTTTTATTATCACCTATTGCCACCTATTGCCACACTCCTGTTTTTTATTCTTTTCTCTTCACCCAAACCTTATGGCTGCCACGACCTAACGAATCTATCGGCGAAGTCTTGTCATTTGTCAGCTCCTTCAGTTCCATAGAGGCAGCAGTACGGCTCAGGTTGTTGATGGAGGCATAATCGCCTAGGGTGAGGACTCCGTTCTTCTCTATCACCTCCAGGGCACGGGCGATGCGCTCTTCCCTGGAATAGAGCTGCTTACGGATAACCTTTACACCACCCATATCACGCTCCAGGTCACGGTCGGTTTCACGCTTCACATCCTTGATAAACTCAGGAGACGCCTTGAAGTTGATGTCCTTCACGCCCACCTTGCGGTACGTCATCTTATCATCTGGATTCAGAATTTCCCTAGGCTTCTCATCCTCGAAAGCGAGAGAGAGGGAGAAGGTGCCGAAACCTTCCAGATTCACGTTGTACCCCATGGAGAGCATGTCTGTCAGCATATCAACCACATCGGTCAATACAGCCTCCGTGGTACTTTCCGAAATACCGCGATGGTAGTTCTGCATCATCTTGACGAACTCTTTTCTGGATAGTGTACGGTTGGTCACCATCTTGGGATAAACTCTGCGCTTGCCTTCATCACGCAAATCATTCAACTCTTGCAACTTGTACTTAGCCATATCTGTTTCCTTTCTTATTAAGATTGTTATCACTCCTTATTGCAGCAGCCTTTGCATCCTATAGTATTTATGATCATACCTAAGAAGAAAAGACCACAAACCTAGGAAGAAAAGTATTTTATCCTAGGAGAAATCTCCGTTCACCGACGCTGAATGTCCGTTCAACGTCGCTGAACGGCGGTTCAACGTCGGTGAATGGCGGTTCAACGTCGGTGAACGAAGATTTCTACCTTGCAAAGATACAACTTTATCAGATATAAAACAAGACTTTTCCTGAATATCTTTACTTTTCCGGCCATAATTCTTCGTTTTTTGAGCTTATTTCTTTGCGTATCCCAAATAATTGTGTTAACTTTGTAGTCAGATTGCAAACCAAAGGCCAAAGGATTGCAAACCAAAGGTCAAAGGATTGCAAACCAAAGGCTAAAGGATTGCAAGCCAAAGACAAAGAAAAAGACTAAGATTAGACATTCTTATGAGTATGAAGATATTAGCAACCAGCGACTGGCACCTGGGCAACCTGTTTCACGGCAACGACCGTCTGCCGGAACACAAGCATTTCCTGAAATGGCTCCTGGAACAAATCGCTGAACAAAAGCCCGATGCTCTCCTCATCGCAGGAGACATCTTTGATAACGGAAATCCATCGGCAGCGGCA from the Segatella copri genome contains:
- a CDS encoding DUF6169 family protein, which encodes MKELSLHHINSKSPYRVICSDKGDYLFATDKGINYTISFTEEFPLGGCMSYQFCIHNDNKIHGSYDNKISTTIIAIIEEFFLQNLNVLLYICDTSDNREEVRNRLFIRWFKEYADPQKYTIQSANTTIEGQGFYSSIIVENRNPLLDEIKADFEKSANDLKEK
- a CDS encoding HU family DNA-binding protein, with the protein product MAKYKLQELNDLRDEGKRRVYPKMVTNRTLSRKEFVKMMQNYHRGISESTTEAVLTDVVDMLTDMLSMGYNVNLEGFGTFSLSLAFEDEKPREILNPDDKMTYRKVGVKDINFKASPEFIKDVKRETDRDLERDMGGVKVIRKQLYSREERIARALEVIEKNGVLTLGDYASINNLSRTAASMELKELTNDKTSPIDSLGRGSHKVWVKRKE